The following coding sequences lie in one Capnocytophaga stomatis genomic window:
- a CDS encoding Ig-like domain-containing protein, whose amino-acid sequence MVRIFRLCLFFAIFPIFVFSQEHPLGATFEQTRWAETLEDITELPVGIRETKDGMEYAIIITQATFLPEQTLVNAYARLTVPDSQSPTGKKQLFFGATGLSFSYEGQIVGDMRLSLLGDFTVSSNKNWEFLLRGGNIDTRTGDTVGDLTYITFDCDGLREIALNGVIRVSPQLIVPVDERTYQPIPNARVETSVALKAESWNNLLLRVSLPAFAITKQIQNSERGAFVFEAEDIILDMSDTHNAEGMFLPRGYEEYLVAEAESWRGFYMGKLKITLPEEFKKSQARVSISAERFILDSYGVSGSFSAEHLISLNEGTTAGGENAWRYSLDFIQADFVASKIKGGALSGRILLPIESADDSQETSNATDGENKQKTNEKGILFTGIFTDDDYMLKASSLEKLNFDLWKAQATIEPSSYLELRVKNKEFVPKVVLDGQMSLRENNTEKNSYEFNGITFRKFTLQTEEPYISAEHFGVKGEQRLANFPVSVKDVNVNFRGDRAMLNFGIRVGLQKDKFSAEGGFSIYAKREKAAWRYDTFDVNDLALNNVDVTVATVSGRLKLMKDDPFYGNGFRAMLAVEIENPAIKVDANAVFGNKDFRYWGFDAAVDGLNIPASFVNITGFVGGAYYHMRPKDGTMANKDKDDNISGIKRAFELIPDASVELELKAGVLGAFQSKNVASFMAILSLQTNKNGGLSRVGIDGEATIMYALQDKLDNPFESLQEGFSSQVNQLVDMKKLKEGDKLENFLSMDNSSTSSQVDISLDKNGKAKQAPIYATMAMNYDFSQKAFHANMQAYINVAGGIIKGTGDNGLAGRAVIHIDPKDWYIHIGTSREMIGLQVGFGNLSVNAKSYFMIGTKIYETPQPPAKVAEILGMKASNLGYMQSLNQVKEGKGFAFGSHLNFDTGNINAGFIYAQFAAGLGADIMLKNYGNAHCKNRSGELGINGWYANGQTYVYLQGELGIRVRLFFVRKNIPILKAGVAAILQGSGPNPFWARGYLGGYYNVLGGLVKGRFRLKMEFGEQCELAQEQVLGGMKIISDVSPSDKSTNVDVFIAPQVSFNLEVEKPIVIPEDDGDHTYVVKLEKLEMTDEKGSKISGKLEFGKSSDVVNFIPTETLSSNTKYTITTEVSFQELKGNSYQTVMVDGKKATETEERTFVTGVAPEYIPNGNIQYAYPVLDQKNYFVDETKNAFIQLKQGQAYLFESDNWETQLHLISNNGNKLTAQPSYDAAKNAITYVMPKLNTGEKYTLSIVSYSKNNTKNNKKDISEKVTKQVEGGYDNSEEETSAIVKNTKAQASVKEGNFERLTYTFKTSKYKSLKQKMNAFKTERKLWDKISSDVVTLFNNMNTDESFEVIELLGTAYTDGKPLFYTEAILDDTYDAVFKKYLYTNPQVISILKRGSSNEKIGFPPKEAISVVSSYAENLQNNSQGSVLKRLFPYRYDVLIYYRNDWIELSRHISDKLTRGILNPAWETEFMERNFPAIPEKKYKAILRYRLPNGEVTSEVPYYYQF is encoded by the coding sequence ATGGTTCGTATCTTCCGTTTGTGTTTGTTTTTTGCAATTTTTCCGATTTTTGTTTTTTCTCAGGAACATCCCTTGGGAGCGACTTTTGAGCAAACTCGCTGGGCAGAAACCTTAGAAGACATCACGGAGCTTCCTGTTGGGATTCGAGAGACGAAAGACGGAATGGAATACGCCATTATCATCACCCAAGCGACTTTTTTGCCTGAACAGACGCTGGTCAATGCATACGCTCGCCTTACGGTGCCAGATAGTCAAAGTCCTACGGGTAAAAAGCAACTTTTTTTCGGGGCTACGGGGCTTTCGTTTTCGTATGAAGGACAAATTGTGGGCGATATGCGTCTTTCGCTTTTGGGAGATTTTACAGTGAGCTCGAACAAGAATTGGGAGTTTTTGCTTCGTGGTGGAAACATTGACACCCGCACAGGCGATACGGTTGGTGATTTGACGTATATTACCTTTGATTGTGATGGTTTGCGTGAGATTGCTTTGAATGGCGTAATTCGGGTATCTCCGCAACTGATAGTGCCTGTTGATGAGCGAACGTACCAGCCCATACCTAACGCAAGGGTAGAAACTTCAGTGGCTTTAAAGGCTGAAAGCTGGAACAATTTGCTGTTACGGGTTTCTTTGCCTGCGTTTGCCATTACCAAACAAATACAAAATAGTGAACGTGGAGCTTTTGTGTTTGAGGCAGAGGATATCATTCTGGATATGAGTGATACACATAATGCAGAGGGAATGTTTTTGCCCCGAGGTTATGAGGAGTATTTGGTAGCCGAAGCGGAGTCGTGGCGTGGTTTTTATATGGGTAAATTGAAAATCACTTTGCCAGAAGAGTTTAAAAAGTCCCAAGCGAGGGTAAGTATTTCAGCAGAGCGTTTTATTTTGGATTCGTACGGTGTTTCGGGTAGTTTTTCGGCAGAGCATTTAATCTCTCTTAATGAAGGTACTACGGCAGGAGGGGAAAATGCGTGGCGGTATTCATTGGATTTTATTCAGGCTGATTTTGTGGCTTCCAAAATCAAAGGCGGGGCTCTTTCGGGGCGTATATTGCTTCCTATTGAATCAGCTGACGATTCGCAAGAAACAAGTAATGCAACCGATGGTGAAAACAAACAGAAAACCAACGAAAAAGGCATTCTTTTTACGGGAATTTTTACCGATGATGATTATATGCTCAAAGCCTCTTCTTTGGAAAAACTCAATTTTGATTTATGGAAAGCCCAAGCCACTATTGAACCTTCGTCATACCTTGAACTAAGGGTAAAGAATAAAGAATTCGTCCCCAAAGTAGTTCTTGACGGACAAATGTCATTGCGAGAAAATAACACCGAAAAGAACAGTTATGAGTTTAACGGTATCACTTTTCGCAAATTTACGCTTCAAACCGAAGAACCTTATATTTCAGCAGAACATTTTGGAGTTAAGGGAGAGCAGCGTTTGGCTAATTTTCCTGTAAGCGTGAAAGATGTGAATGTTAATTTCAGGGGTGATAGAGCGATGTTGAATTTTGGCATTCGTGTAGGTTTACAGAAAGATAAATTTTCTGCCGAAGGAGGATTTAGCATTTATGCCAAAAGAGAAAAAGCGGCTTGGCGATATGACACTTTTGATGTCAACGATTTAGCCTTGAACAATGTAGATGTAACGGTGGCTACAGTATCAGGAAGGCTCAAACTAATGAAAGATGACCCATTTTATGGCAACGGTTTTAGGGCGATGTTGGCGGTAGAGATTGAAAATCCTGCCATTAAGGTAGATGCCAATGCCGTATTCGGAAATAAAGATTTTCGTTATTGGGGCTTTGATGCGGCTGTTGATGGGCTAAATATTCCAGCTTCGTTTGTGAATATCACGGGCTTTGTGGGGGGGGCTTACTATCATATGCGTCCGAAAGATGGCACAATGGCAAACAAGGATAAGGATGACAATATATCGGGAATAAAAAGAGCTTTTGAGCTTATTCCAGATGCGTCGGTGGAATTGGAGTTAAAAGCTGGTGTATTAGGAGCTTTTCAGAGCAAAAATGTAGCTTCTTTTATGGCTATTTTAAGTCTTCAAACCAATAAAAACGGGGGGCTTTCCCGTGTTGGTATTGATGGGGAGGCTACCATAATGTATGCTTTACAGGACAAATTGGACAATCCTTTTGAATCTCTGCAAGAAGGATTTTCTTCGCAGGTTAATCAGTTAGTAGATATGAAAAAACTCAAAGAAGGCGACAAACTAGAAAATTTCCTTTCGATGGATAACAGTAGTACTTCTTCACAAGTGGATATTTCTTTGGATAAAAATGGAAAAGCAAAGCAAGCTCCTATTTATGCTACAATGGCAATGAACTATGATTTTAGCCAAAAAGCGTTTCACGCCAATATGCAGGCGTATATAAACGTCGCGGGAGGGATTATCAAAGGCACGGGCGACAACGGACTGGCAGGAAGAGCTGTGATTCATATCGACCCCAAAGATTGGTACATTCATATAGGTACTTCGCGTGAGATGATAGGTTTGCAAGTAGGTTTCGGTAACTTAAGTGTAAATGCAAAAAGTTACTTTATGATAGGAACGAAAATTTATGAAACGCCTCAACCGCCTGCCAAAGTAGCTGAAATTTTAGGAATGAAAGCAAGTAACTTAGGGTATATGCAAAGCCTCAATCAGGTTAAGGAAGGAAAAGGGTTTGCCTTTGGTTCGCACCTGAATTTTGACACGGGTAACATCAATGCAGGGTTTATCTATGCACAATTTGCTGCGGGCTTGGGTGCTGATATAATGCTGAAAAATTATGGCAACGCTCATTGTAAAAACCGCAGTGGAGAACTCGGAATCAATGGTTGGTATGCCAACGGGCAAACGTATGTATATCTTCAAGGAGAGTTGGGAATACGAGTGCGTTTATTTTTCGTTCGTAAAAATATTCCTATTCTTAAAGCAGGCGTTGCCGCTATTTTGCAAGGTTCAGGACCCAATCCTTTTTGGGCAAGGGGCTATCTTGGAGGCTATTACAACGTATTGGGCGGATTGGTAAAAGGGCGTTTCCGACTCAAAATGGAATTTGGTGAGCAATGCGAACTGGCACAAGAACAAGTATTGGGCGGAATGAAAATCATTTCCGACGTGTCTCCTTCAGATAAAAGTACCAATGTAGATGTGTTCATTGCTCCTCAGGTAAGTTTTAATCTTGAAGTAGAAAAACCCATTGTTATTCCCGAAGATGATGGCGACCATACGTATGTTGTAAAGTTAGAAAAATTGGAAATGACCGATGAAAAAGGTAGTAAAATCAGCGGAAAATTGGAGTTTGGAAAATCTTCTGACGTAGTGAATTTTATACCTACGGAGACGCTTTCTTCCAATACAAAATATACAATCACCACTGAGGTGAGTTTTCAGGAATTAAAGGGGAACTCCTATCAAACAGTAATGGTAGATGGCAAAAAAGCCACAGAAACAGAAGAGCGAACTTTTGTTACAGGAGTAGCCCCTGAATATATTCCCAACGGAAACATTCAATATGCGTACCCTGTGCTTGACCAAAAAAACTATTTTGTTGATGAAACCAAAAATGCGTTTATACAGCTCAAACAAGGTCAGGCGTATTTGTTCGAGTCCGATAATTGGGAAACACAGTTGCATTTGATTTCAAACAACGGAAATAAACTAACAGCCCAGCCGAGTTATGATGCTGCTAAAAATGCAATTACGTACGTAATGCCAAAACTCAATACGGGGGAAAAATATACCCTTTCGATAGTAAGTTACAGCAAAAATAACACGAAAAACAACAAAAAAGACATTTCTGAAAAAGTAACAAAGCAAGTTGAAGGAGGATACGATAATTCGGAAGAGGAAACTTCCGCCATTGTTAAAAACACTAAGGCACAAGCCTCTGTCAAGGAAGGGAATTTTGAGCGATTGACTTACACTTTCAAAACCAGTAAATATAAATCGCTCAAACAGAAGATGAATGCTTTTAAAACAGAGCGAAAACTTTGGGATAAAATTTCTTCGGACGTAGTAACGTTGTTTAACAATATGAATACAGACGAATCTTTTGAAGTTATTGAACTTTTAGGAACGGCATACACCGATGGAAAGCCTTTGTTTTATACCGAAGCAATATTAGATGATACTTACGATGCGGTGTTTAAAAAATATTTATATACAAATCCACAAGTTATCAGTATCTTAAAAAGAGGTTCATCGAATGAAAAAATAGGTTTTCCTCCTAAAGAGGCAATCTCTGTGGTGAGTTCGTATGCGGAAAATTTGCAAAATAATTCACAGGGTTCCGTACTTAAACGTCTTTTTCCGTATCGTTACGACGTACTGATATATTACAGAAACGACTGGATTGAGTTGAGCAGACATATTTCGGATAAATTGACAAGAGGCATATTAAATCCTGCTTGGGAGACTGAATTTATGGAACGAAACTTCCCTGCAATTCCCGAGAAAAAATATAAGGCAATTTTAAGATATCGCCTACCTAATGGAGAAGTTACATCGGAAGTGCCGTACTACTACCAATTTTGA
- a CDS encoding AHH domain-containing protein: protein MKPIKPLYVFLLFWVSFSLKAQQYPVDVQLVVTPPYEQSLRDYWASFEPKIQVYLLLKDLNSPVRNVALRFSLENVQGQPLAQTPDFLQPFQTQLTSGVRKSLSNIELKALFAFENLHGVTEYFYNDLLPEGAYFFCLTAYDMATQTPLSAKARTLVQIRRYTPPLLTLPAQGEVIAKQSQFQHLVFQWMLRDPAPFTQYEFTLKEVWDNSLNPDQAFVSGRLVYQGKIPSNTILYGPDKPILLENKRYVWKVRAFTQNPNNPNQRQSFFHNNGESQAFYFDYVSHCYAPKFLTATTKDNTAHIRWSSGEPPRASISNADGNGGLYKILYREKGKNWKSQTSNLPQTTLAGLKRGKNYIYKVGIACGLGKAMGNVFGEQTYLYSTEQEFVTPHKANDSTSVQCGVKPEIRIKNREPLQEVLGVNETFVAGDFPVTIIRATGSNGVFSGEGYVQVPYLLDTKIKVKFDGIKINSERQLFEGKLITTYDVNEKNVKFLQEGIGEVFGDAGVKTNKIDFEIAEIKKDANGRVVVIGKPDEKTGIAPQVVLPAGSDYQLSDASGKVWTLDEQGEVTSVGEKADTQLAQNQNKNNLPKGQVKSENFEIQWDFSPSEFAFDASGEIPYKALVKGKNDVFQVVIKQKDTLRYSFHFQTDKGLKIDSKKEKEGVFEISRKGLFDFADEELWVVAKNAKTEKEEVIGKCILVHLSEKEVNVTLIPVAENLPIDTEKIKAIYAKVGVKLTISTDKLFPVTETIDTKNAFGDLSTYSPEQQDIITRYKSERAVKSDTYYVFVGKQEGSQAGYMRLGGQFGFVLDANERTIAHELGHGIFKLEHPFKKDETKKGTFRTLMDYASETNFAHTDWKQINDPKLKIYAFQGQSEGEFGGKIWLTPDWRPFSFNKSHTTSIDRKELTKIPQGTLPAIKYDEEPYFAEFSAQGKFVGYQTVQGSTLNIYYQTVTDKTEIYLYRAGSICGSDRYYVTTWGYIKDKRGKEIDFENNGGNIKYAGTVVCDELKKGNCSEFALITAGHISEIAKYQKQLNSDLKNAVTKIAKSRQTEIQPLGTYNHIVNSVVSNESASQLYELEEKLHLLSHYTDVDVVVTFLQLESNKYIEEHIVSDLAQNAVRELPTNNRKVVYVVIASSNYESIFKEGTINQKTCYSIAYAQSHNDVVRVKQQGKSVFETIIGLYADIEKPVIFNKFYQYADGSVQNYIYKSKTNQRGYPFIKHLEFYQSKSLSSRSVFYPTSPSISDDKPLEEIMEQVRQARADAELALQKETSQNGLANKELWKTLSINDLGKFREVFMDYGQNGTPDYPRYLWQNSVNTWNWGNKVTIALGQSSLSSEALYDFKKMTLLDDAVYSMLDIFGTIPGVDTFTDPIGAAYALARSDVENAIIYSASAVTPLVGIAYVRGGAKALSKAEPAVALVAKKADNADGFELVYKSVNDIQANEFYVASAIDGKQSQEFLEQTKKYLDKDAIKKQVDNLAKAKNTLKTFNTAQELVDDIVANRSTIRKNIIELAESKAYAKKYFDKFVKQGDFDDWFKNTFAKYEGNTLNFEAHHIIPVDVLKTNPDLKQLLFDLKKANPDFTFDFNGIDNGMMIQKKSLKLDINGHASHNDYNREIGKKISEIINNVNGDNELAFKQIQRLIKNTKNKLEQEVLLGTKNVNDIINF, encoded by the coding sequence ATGAAACCTATCAAACCACTGTACGTTTTCTTGCTTTTTTGGGTGAGTTTTTCACTCAAAGCCCAGCAATATCCTGTTGATGTACAGCTTGTGGTAACGCCTCCGTATGAGCAAAGTTTGCGGGATTATTGGGCGAGTTTTGAGCCTAAAATACAGGTGTATCTGCTTTTGAAAGATTTAAACAGCCCTGTACGCAATGTGGCCCTTCGGTTTTCGTTGGAAAATGTACAAGGACAGCCCTTGGCACAAACCCCTGATTTTCTGCAACCGTTTCAAACACAGCTTACCTCGGGAGTGCGAAAGTCCCTCTCCAATATCGAACTCAAAGCCCTTTTCGCCTTTGAAAATTTACACGGAGTTACAGAATATTTTTACAATGATTTACTGCCCGAAGGAGCTTATTTTTTCTGTTTGACGGCTTACGATATGGCTACACAAACGCCTCTTTCCGCTAAAGCCCGAACGCTGGTGCAGATACGCCGATACACCCCGCCACTGCTTACCCTACCCGCCCAAGGCGAGGTCATTGCCAAACAGAGCCAATTCCAACACCTTGTGTTTCAGTGGATGTTGCGAGACCCGGCTCCGTTTACGCAATACGAATTTACGCTGAAGGAAGTCTGGGATAACAGCCTCAACCCCGACCAGGCATTCGTTTCGGGGCGATTGGTGTATCAGGGAAAAATTCCGAGCAATACGATTTTGTATGGACCTGATAAACCTATACTGCTGGAAAATAAACGCTATGTATGGAAAGTACGTGCTTTTACCCAAAATCCGAACAACCCCAATCAGCGACAATCTTTTTTTCATAATAACGGGGAATCACAGGCGTTTTATTTTGACTACGTAAGCCATTGCTACGCCCCTAAGTTCCTGACAGCCACTACCAAAGACAATACCGCCCACATCCGTTGGAGCAGTGGAGAGCCGCCACGGGCAAGTATTTCAAATGCAGACGGAAATGGAGGATTGTATAAAATTTTGTATCGCGAAAAGGGAAAGAACTGGAAATCACAGACTTCCAATCTCCCGCAAACGACATTGGCAGGCTTAAAACGCGGAAAAAATTACATTTACAAAGTGGGCATCGCCTGCGGGTTGGGCAAAGCGATGGGCAATGTGTTTGGCGAACAAACCTATTTGTACAGTACTGAACAAGAGTTTGTTACGCCTCACAAAGCGAACGACAGCACCAGCGTACAATGTGGCGTAAAACCTGAGATACGCATTAAAAACCGAGAGCCGTTGCAGGAAGTGTTGGGCGTGAATGAAACCTTTGTAGCGGGTGATTTTCCCGTTACAATTATCAGAGCCACAGGTAGTAATGGCGTTTTTTCGGGCGAGGGTTACGTACAAGTGCCGTACCTTTTGGACACCAAAATCAAAGTAAAATTTGACGGGATAAAAATCAACTCCGAAAGACAACTTTTTGAGGGTAAGCTTATTACGACGTACGATGTGAATGAGAAAAACGTTAAATTCCTTCAAGAAGGCATTGGCGAGGTTTTCGGTGATGCAGGGGTAAAAACCAACAAAATTGATTTTGAAATCGCCGAAATTAAAAAAGACGCAAACGGGCGGGTTGTCGTTATCGGTAAGCCTGACGAAAAAACAGGCATCGCTCCGCAGGTGGTGTTGCCGGCAGGGTCGGACTACCAGCTTTCCGATGCTTCGGGGAAAGTCTGGACATTGGACGAACAAGGCGAGGTAACCTCCGTAGGTGAAAAAGCAGACACCCAACTGGCTCAAAATCAAAATAAAAACAATCTTCCGAAAGGACAAGTCAAATCCGAAAATTTTGAAATACAATGGGATTTTTCGCCAAGTGAATTTGCTTTTGATGCTTCGGGGGAAATTCCGTACAAAGCACTCGTAAAAGGTAAAAACGATGTGTTTCAGGTAGTTATCAAACAGAAAGATACTTTGCGGTATAGTTTTCATTTTCAGACCGATAAAGGCTTGAAAATCGATTCGAAAAAAGAAAAAGAAGGCGTTTTTGAAATCTCACGCAAAGGACTTTTTGATTTTGCCGATGAGGAGCTTTGGGTGGTTGCTAAAAATGCAAAAACCGAAAAAGAAGAGGTTATCGGCAAGTGTATTTTGGTGCATCTCTCTGAAAAAGAGGTGAATGTAACCCTTATTCCCGTAGCGGAAAACTTACCCATCGACACGGAAAAAATCAAAGCCATTTATGCCAAAGTGGGGGTAAAACTCACGATTTCAACCGATAAGCTATTTCCTGTTACAGAAACCATCGACACGAAAAATGCCTTTGGCGACCTTTCCACGTACAGTCCTGAACAACAAGATATTATCACGCGATATAAATCAGAAAGAGCGGTAAAATCGGATACGTATTATGTTTTTGTGGGTAAACAGGAAGGCTCGCAGGCGGGTTATATGCGGTTGGGCGGTCAGTTTGGGTTTGTGTTGGATGCAAATGAACGAACCATTGCCCACGAGTTGGGTCACGGGATTTTCAAACTGGAACACCCATTCAAAAAGGACGAAACCAAAAAAGGAACATTCAGAACCTTAATGGATTACGCCAGCGAGACCAATTTTGCTCACACCGATTGGAAACAAATAAACGACCCGAAGTTGAAAATCTATGCCTTTCAGGGGCAAAGTGAGGGGGAGTTTGGAGGAAAAATATGGCTAACACCTGATTGGAGACCTTTCTCATTTAATAAATCACACACAACATCAATTGATAGAAAAGAATTGACTAAAATTCCACAAGGTACATTACCCGCTATCAAGTATGATGAAGAACCTTATTTTGCTGAGTTTTCAGCACAAGGAAAGTTTGTTGGTTATCAAACTGTTCAAGGCAGCACTTTAAATATTTATTATCAAACGGTTACTGATAAAACAGAAATTTATTTATACAGAGCTGGAAGTATTTGTGGTTCCGATAGGTATTATGTAACTACTTGGGGCTATATAAAAGATAAACGAGGTAAGGAGATAGATTTCGAAAATAACGGAGGAAATATAAAATACGCAGGTACTGTTGTTTGTGATGAACTGAAAAAAGGTAATTGTAGTGAATTTGCACTTATAACAGCGGGGCATATTTCAGAGATAGCAAAATATCAAAAACAACTAAATAGCGATTTAAAAAATGCTGTTACGAAAATAGCAAAATCTCGACAAACAGAAATACAACCTTTGGGTACGTATAATCACATCGTTAATAGTGTTGTGAGCAATGAATCAGCCAGCCAATTATATGAATTGGAAGAAAAACTACATCTTCTTTCTCATTACACTGACGTAGATGTTGTGGTTACCTTTTTACAATTAGAAAGTAATAAATACATAGAGGAACACATAGTTTCTGATTTGGCACAAAATGCTGTACGAGAACTACCGACCAATAATCGTAAAGTAGTGTATGTGGTCATAGCCTCATCAAATTATGAATCTATTTTTAAAGAAGGAACGATAAACCAAAAAACGTGTTATAGCATAGCTTACGCACAGAGTCACAACGATGTTGTTAGAGTTAAACAACAGGGAAAATCTGTGTTTGAAACCATTATTGGTTTGTATGCAGACATTGAAAAACCCGTTATTTTCAACAAGTTTTATCAATATGCCGATGGTTCGGTACAGAATTATATCTATAAATCGAAAACCAACCAAAGAGGATATCCGTTTATAAAACATTTGGAGTTTTATCAATCCAAGTCTTTAAGTAGTAGAAGCGTATTTTATCCAACTTCTCCCAGCATTTCTGATGACAAACCATTAGAAGAAATAATGGAACAAGTTCGGCAAGCGAGAGCAGATGCTGAGTTGGCTTTACAAAAAGAAACCTCTCAAAACGGACTTGCTAACAAAGAACTATGGAAAACACTATCCATTAATGATTTGGGTAAATTCCGAGAGGTATTTATGGATTATGGGCAAAACGGAACGCCTGATTACCCGCGTTATTTGTGGCAAAATTCAGTAAATACTTGGAACTGGGGCAATAAGGTAACCATAGCCTTGGGGCAAAGTTCGTTGTCATCAGAGGCACTGTATGACTTTAAGAAAATGACATTGTTAGACGATGCCGTTTACTCAATGTTGGATATTTTTGGAACCATACCGGGTGTTGATACCTTTACCGACCCCATTGGAGCAGCTTATGCACTGGCACGTAGTGATGTGGAAAATGCCATAATTTATTCGGCATCTGCGGTAACTCCTTTGGTTGGAATAGCCTACGTGCGTGGTGGTGCCAAAGCCCTTTCAAAAGCCGAACCAGCAGTGGCATTGGTTGCCAAAAAAGCCGATAATGCCGATGGTTTTGAACTGGTTTATAAAAGCGTAAACGACATACAAGCCAATGAATTTTACGTAGCCTCTGCCATTGATGGCAAACAAAGTCAAGAATTTTTGGAGCAAACTAAAAAATATCTTGATAAAGATGCCATTAAAAAGCAGGTGGATAACTTGGCGAAAGCGAAAAACACTTTAAAAACTTTCAACACCGCCCAAGAGTTGGTTGATGATATTGTTGCAAACCGAAGTACAATACGAAAAAACATCATAGAACTGGCTGAAAGTAAAGCGTATGCCAAAAAATACTTTGATAAATTTGTAAAGCAAGGCGATTTTGACGATTGGTTTAAAAACACCTTTGCCAAATATGAGGGCAACACCTTAAACTTTGAGGCACACCACATTATACCAGTTGATGTGTTAAAAACAAACCCCGATTTAAAACAATTACTCTTTGACCTAAAAAAGGCTAACCCAGATTTTACATTTGATTTTAATGGTATTGACAATGGTATGATGATACAAAAGAAAAGTTTAAAATTAGACATCAATGGACACGCAAGTCATAATGATTACAATAGAGAGATTGGTAAAAAAATATCAGAGATTATAAATAATGTTAATGGAGATAATGAATTAGCCTTTAAGCAAATCCAAAGACTAATAAAAAATACGAAAAATAAATTAGAACAAGAGGTCTTGTTAGGGACTAAAAATGTAAATGATATTATTAATTTTTAA